One window of Amaranthus tricolor cultivar Red isolate AtriRed21 chromosome 13, ASM2621246v1, whole genome shotgun sequence genomic DNA carries:
- the LOC130798306 gene encoding mitochondrial import inner membrane translocase subunit TIM8, translated as MDSSFNSPELQNLLEQEKQRALVNEMVAKLTSACWDKCITGSPGSKFSSSESSCLQNCAGRYLDMSILIMKRFQSMP; from the exons ATGGACTCTTCATTTAATTCACCTGAATTGCAAAATCTTCTTGAA CAAGAGAAGCAGAGAGCCCTGGTTAATGAGATGGTAGCAAAATTGACGAGTGCCTGCTGGGATAAATGTATCACAGGTAGCCCCGGGAGCAAGTTCAGTTCCAGCGAATCATCCTGTCTTCAAAACTGCGCTGGACGATATCTTGACATGAGCATTTTGATCATGAAGCGCTTCCAATCAATGCCTTAG
- the LOC130798784 gene encoding pyruvate dehydrogenase E1 component subunit beta-1, mitochondrial-like, whose protein sequence is MSWLVKHVVHTGRLQSCSRLRALQHAARTYATSGKEITVREALNSALDEEMAADSKVFLMGEEVGEYQGAYKISKGLLEKYGPERVIDTPITEAGFAGIGVGAAYKDLRPIVEFMTFNFSMQAIDHIINSAAKSNYMSAGQISVPIVFRGPNGAAAGVGAQHSQCFAAWYGSCPGLKVLSPYSAEDARGLLKAAIRDPDPVVFLENELLYGESFPVSEEVLDPNFTLPIGKAKIERPGKDVTITAFSKMVGYALKAAEVLAEEGISAEVINLRSIRPLDRGTINESVRKTNRLVTVEEGFPQHGVGAEICASVVEDSFGYLDAPVERIAGADIPMPYAANFEKMAVPQIEDIVRAAKRACFRSAK, encoded by the exons ATGTCGTGGCTTGTGAAGCACGTTGTTCATACTGGACGTCTTCAATCTTGTTCG AGACTTCGAGCTTTACAACATGCTGCCAGAACTTATGCAACCTCTGGGAAAGAG ATCACGGTTAGGGAGGCTCTAAATTCTGCACTAGATGAAGAAATGGCTGCAGATTCTAAAGTGTTTTTGATGGGTGAAGAG GTTGGTGAATATCAAGGAGCCTACAAG ATCTCCAAAGGGCTTTTAGAGAAGTATGGCCCTGAAAGGGTTATTGATACTCCTATAACAGAG GCTGGTTTTGCTGGTATTGGAGTTGGTGCAGCATACAAAGATCTTAGACCTATTGTAGAATTTATGACATTCAACTTTTCAATGCAG GCCATTGATCACATCATAAATTCTGCTGCAAAATCAAACTACATGTCTGCTGGGCAGATATCTGTACCTATTGTTTTTAGAGGTCCAAATGGGGCTGCTGCTGGAGTTGGTGCTCAACATTCCCAG TGTTTCGCAGCTTGGTATGGTTCATGTCCTGGTTTAAAGGTACTCTCTCCGTATTCAGCAGAAGACGCACGAGGCTTGCTTAAAGCTGCCATCAGGGATCCAGACCCTGTCGTGTTTTTGGAAAATGAGTTGCT ATATGGGGAATCTTTTCCTGTTTCAGAAGAAGTTCTTGACCCCAATTTCACCCTTCCGATTGGGAAAGCAAAG ATAGAACGACCAGGAAAGGATGTCACTATCACTGCTTTCTCTAAGATGGTGGGCTATGCTCTCAAG GCAGCTGAAGTTTTGGCTGAAGAAGGAATTAGTGCTGAG GTAATAAACCTTCGCTCAATCCGTCCCCTTGACAGAGGGACAATCAATGAATCTGTCCGTAAAACAAATAGGCTAGTAACTGTCGAGGAGGGTTTTCCACAGCATGGAGTTGGTGCAGAAATATG TGCATCAGTGGTTGAAGATAGCTTTGGTTACCTTGATGCACCAGTCGAGAGGATAGCTGGTGCAGACATTCCCATGCCTTACGCCGCAAATTTTGAAAAGATGGCTGTACCGCAG ATTGAGGATATCGTTCGAGCTGCCAAACGAGCATGCTTCAGATCTGCTAAGTAG
- the LOC130798305 gene encoding NAC domain-containing protein 83-like produces MNRLPPGFRFQPTDEELLFEYLRCKMFSLPLPASIIPEVSFSNYDPWDLPGDSMEEKYVFTKKETKYKNKSQYKRATRSGYWDIINGSEKHMFPSPNTNLGRMIMKGIKKTWVFHFGRSANNQHPTHWFMHEYSLALNIDHNYDSNYKIEDWVVCHIFFNQRMEEDNEAIVLDDGHGNYNLRTTSCMFNDMALFNHSSPCSSSSSSSSNSIIEDSSNDLQSDEESSYFS; encoded by the exons ATGAACAGATTGCCACCAGGATTTCGATTCCAGCCAACAGATGAGGAGCTTTTGTTTGAATACTTAAGATGTAAAATGTTTTCTCTTCCTCTCCCTGCTTCTATCATTCCTGAGGTCTCTTTTTCTAACTATGATCCTTGGGACTTGCCTG GTGATTCCATGGAAGAGAAGTATGTCTTCACCAAGAAGGAAACAAAATACAAGAACAAGAGCCAATATAAAAGGGCAACAAGATCCGGTTATTGGGATATTATTAATGGTTCGGAGAAACATATGTTTCCTTCTCCAAACACAAACTTAGGAAGGATGATAATGAAGGGCATCAAAAAAACTTGGGTGTTCCATTTTGGAAGATCTGCTAACAATCAACATCCAACTCATTGGTTCATGCATGAATATAGCTTAGCTCTCAATATTGATCAT AATTACGatagtaattataaaatagAAGATTGGGTAGTTTgccatatattttttaatcaaagAATGGAAGAAGATAATGAAGCTATTGTGCTAGATGATGGTCATGGAAATTATAATTTACGTACAACTAGTTGCATGTTTAATGACATGGCATTGTTCAACCATTCAAGCCCTTGTTCTTCTTCGTCTTCGTCTTCCTCAAATTCAATTATTGAAGATTCTTCAAATGACTTACAATCTGATGAAGAAAGCAGTTATTTTTCGTAA
- the LOC130798304 gene encoding uncharacterized protein LOC130798304, translated as MGCAVSKSEHVQEFGLRPMLRQRLEEFTARRHGGLSKKQLLAADAILISRDSVGEEDDDHDDHNDIPNNQQIIVPPLNDDESFQFTQQSPPTPQIIIPTIENNVNFSSLLPDKNHDHDHDDSDHDKVNNDNDIKEEEKDDDKIIKVQELKMLSKDSSSQEEEELNFEEVENMNVCPGSPSFRVYCIHSVDDELEEIAGHSEESKEDDKECIGQESNEVAALKKVGVTKKHKRGINKLKLTAIPKGAGKSIKNNMQNLYNFPCSCTNNRSHQLISEAVA; from the exons atgggTTGCGCGGTATCAAAGTCGGAGCACGTACAAGAGTTCGGGCTCCGACCCATGCTCCGCCAACGACTAGAGGAGTTTACGGCTAGGAGGCATGGCGGCCTTTCTAAAAAACAGCTCCTTGCAGCTGATGCTATCCTCATTTCTCGGGATTCCGTAggtgaagaagatgatgatcatgatgatcATAATGATATTCCTAATAATCAACAAATTATTGTGCCTccattgaatgatgatgaatcttTTCAATTTACCCAACAATCTCCTCCAACCCCTCAAATTATTATTCCTACTATTGaaaataatgttaatttttcaagTTTATTACCTGATAAaaatcatgatcatgatcatgatgataGTGATCATGATAAggtaaataatgataatgatattaaagaggaagaaaaagatgatgataaaataataaaagtgcAAGAACTGAAAATGTTGTCTAAGGATTCATCATCACAAGAAGAGGAGGAATTAAACTTTGAAGAAGTTGAGAACATGAATGTTTGTCCTGGTTCTCCTAGTTTTCGAGTTTATTGCATTCATTCTGTTGATGATGAGCTTGAAG AAATTGCAGGGCACTCGGAAGAATCAAAGGAAGATGATAAAGAGTGCATAGGTCAAGAATCAAATGAG GTGGCAGCACTGAAAAAAGTAGGAGTGACAAAGAAGCACAAAAGAGGGATAAATAAGTTGAAGTTGACAGCAATCCCAAAGGGAGCGGGGAAAAGTATAAAGAATAACATGCAAAATTTATACAACTTTCCTTGTAGTTGTACCAACAATCGTTCCCACCAATTAATATCAGAAGCAGTTGCTTGA